Proteins from a genomic interval of Megalopta genalis isolate 19385.01 unplaced genomic scaffold, iyMegGena1_principal scaffold0037, whole genome shotgun sequence:
- the Nrg gene encoding neuroglian isoform X4 — protein sequence MPSPVCVPFFPFSFPNGKIRFPINKSGRCDLVERSTAVSTCRGGPRRRSRKYCPIMKLIVCIVSTLVLQASAIIQSPPRISKQPPTDEQLFQVAQAKVNENDKPFLIECEAEGEPVPSYRWIKNGKDFQWPAYDDRISQQRGRGTLVIARPRDEDLGQYQCFASNEWGTATSNSVFVRKAELNSFKDQNPISLNANEGQPFKLTCQPPDGWPKPNVYWMIQDTAGGIKSINNSRMTLDPEGNLWFSNVSRDDASDDFYYACAATSLFRSEYKLGNRVLLNVISSGVSASQNKHEPVKQYVSRKNEVALRGKKIELYCIYGGTPLPQIVWSKNGKVISTNDRITHGNYGKSLIIKHVNFKDEGSYTCEASNGVGDAKSYSINLQVMAVPYFTIEPEIINAAEDETVEFKCAADGVPVPEIKWIHNGKPIGEAPPNPRRKVTANSIVIEKLTKKDTGNYGCNATNSLGYVYKDVYVNVLALEPEILQAPADIATVDGKTVRITCRVFGAPKPAVKWIRNDQELTGGRYKTLESGDLEIENVIFLDAGTYTCHASNKFGQVNATGTLVVKEHTRITDEPEDYEVAAGATATFRCNAVTDPSLALTIDWLSNGEPIDFEMEPRFIRSTDYSLMITKTTELDSGTYTCVAHTELDETKAQATLTVQDVPNAPKLLSVQCMANEASVHWTPMGDNRAPILRYTIQHNTTFTPDTWEVARDSVPAIEQTFVVPMTPWANYTFRVLAWNKIGPSLPSPHSDVCTTLPDVPYKNPDNVMGKGTTPQNLVISWTVMPQIEHNAPKFMYRVYYKRDIPGEKWTIEDIHDWKKNNLVVDNQPTYQRYKIKVVAINERGECRVAPDEITGFSGEDVPLQAPSNFTLINVNSSTSAQFSWNPVPEDSVRGELQGYKIQTWTEKDGEKGMREIDIRGGKRTHALVNKFVPFSKNYVRILAYNGRYAGPHSETLSFDTPEGVPGTILALEAYPMGSSALFLVWTKPAEPNGNLTGYRIYYESVTGTRAGPLLERKPHVMDPEATSAKLGDLAPDTKYRIHVRATTKIGEGNDYFIEQKTRKSHPPDIPRFTWEAIPKENGYSNVRVIWQLNLNGNPGSHFFVKYKLKGETMFDESDPEYLLNTIEIRGLQSGEIYVMSIVAVDGDYLTESEQQEVETSSEGPIIQPKENVATAGWFIGMMLAIAFLLLVLIIVCVIKRNRGGKYAVHERELAAGRGDYPEEGGFHEYSQPLDTKSAGGRASLASSSHQDGKHPESDTDSMAEYGEGDTGRFTEDGSFIGQYGPKGRPEETPPIPSGTMATYV from the exons ATGCCCAGCCCCGTGTGTGTTCCCTTTTTTCCCTTTTCGTTCCCGAACGGGAAAATTCGTTTTCCGATTAACAAAAGCGGTCGATGCGATCTCGTTGAACGCTCGACAGCCGTTTCGACGTGCCGAGGAGGACCCCGAAGACG atcaagAAAATACTGTCCGATCATGAAGCTAATCGTGTGCATCGTCTCAACGCTGGTACTGCAAGCATCGGCTATAA TTCAATCTCCACCACGGATATCCAAACAACCCCCGACAGATGAGCAACTGTTTCAAGTGGCTCAAGCGAAGGTCAATGAGAATGACAAACCATTTCTGATAGAGTGTGAAGCAGAGGGAGAACCTGTTCCAAG CTACCGATGGATCAAGAACGGAAAGGATTTTCAATGGCCAGCGTACGACGATCGCATTTCTCAGCAACGAGGCCGAGGAACATTGGTGATCGCGAGACCGCGCGATGAAGATCTTGGTCAATAtcaatgtttcgcatcgaacgaATGGGGAACGGCTACGTCCAACTCGGTTTTCGTCAGGAAGGCCGAATTGAATTCCTTCAAGGATCAGAACCCCATAAGCTTGAACGCCAACGAAGGACAACCGTTCAAGCTGACGTGCCAGCCACCGGACGGCTGGCCAAAACCGAACGTCTACTGGATGATCCAGGACACGGCGGGTGGTATCAAATCGATCAACAATTCTCGAATGACATTGGACCCGGAAGGAAATCTTTGGTTCAGCAACGTTTCCCGGGACGACGCCTCCGATGATTTTTATTACGCCTGCGCTGCCACATCTCTGTTCAGGAGCGAATATAAATTAGGGAATAGAGTTCTATTGAATGTTATCTCCTCGGGGGTGTCCGCCAGCCAGAACAAACACGAGCCTGTGAAACAGTACGTCAGCAGGAAAAACGAAGTTGCCTTACGCGGTAAAAAGATCGAGTTATATTGCATATACGGCGGTACGCCGTTGCCGCAGATAGTCTGGAGCAAGAACGGCAAGGTGATAAGTACCAACGACAGGATAACGCACGGGAACTACGGGAAGTCGTTGATAATAAAGCATGTCAATTTCAAAGACGAGGGCTCGTACACTTGCGAGGCGTCCAACGGTGTGGGGGACGCGAAGTCCTACTCCATAAACTTACAAGTAATGGCCGTGCCGTATTTCACCATCGAGCCTGAAATAATTAACGCGGCGGAGGACGAGACGGTTGAGTTCAAATGCGCGGCCGACGGCGTGCCCGTTCCGGAGATCAAATGGATACATAACGGCAAACCTATAGGAGAAGCACCGCCGAATCCGCGCAGAAAAGTCACGGCGAATTCCATCGTTATCGAGAAACTGACGAAGAAGGACACAGGGAATTACGGTTGTAACGCGACCAACTCGTTGGGTTACGTCTACAAAGACGTCTACGTTAACGTGCTGGCTCTGGAACCCGAGATTTTACAAGCGCCGGCGGACATCGCAACGGTCGACGGTAAAACTGTGAGGATCACGTGTCGAGTATTCGGAGCACCTAAACCTGCTGTCAAATGGATCCGCAACGACCAAGAGCTGACTGGTGGACGGTACAAGACTCTGGAGTCCGGCGACTTGGAGATCGAGAATGTAATATTCTTGGATGCAGGCACTTACACGTGTCACGCGTCCAATAAATTTGGACAAGTCAACGCTACCGGCACTTTGGTGGTGAAGGAACACACGAGGATCACCGATGAACCAGAAGATTACGAGGTTGCTGCCGGCGCGACTGCTACTTTCAG aTGCAACGCGGTAACGGATCCCAGCCTCGCTTTAACAATCGACTGGCTGAGCAACGGTGAGCCGATAGACTTCGAGATGGAACCACGATTCATACGTAGCACCGATTACTCGCTGATGATCACGAAGACAACCGAGCTGGATTCTGGTACTTACACGTGCGTCGCTCACACCGAACTGGACGAGACAAAGGCACAAGCGACGCTGACCGTTCAGGACGTGCCGAACGCGCCCAAGCTACTTAGCGTGCAGTGTATGGCGAACGAGGCGTCCGTACACTGGACCCCCATGGGCGACAACAGGGCGCCAATTTTAAGATACACCATTCAGCACAACACGACCTTCACGCCGGACACTTGGGAAGTGGCGAGGGACTCTGTGCCGGCCATTGAACAAACGTTCGTCGTGCCCATGACGCCGTGGGCTAATTATACGTTCCGTGTGCTGGCTTGGAACAAGATAG GACCATCGCTGCCCTCGCCGCATAGCGACGTGTGCACCACGCTACCGGATGTCCCTTACAAAAATCCCGACAACGTCATGGGCAAGGGAACCACCCCGCAGAACTTGGTGATATCCTGGACGGTGATGCCGCAGATAGAGCACAACGCTCCGAAGTTCATGTACAGGGTGTACTACAAGCGAGACATCCCCGGCGAGAAATGGACCATAGAGGATATACACGACTGGAAGAAGAACAATTTGGTAGTAGACAATCAGCCGACTTACCAAAGGTATAAGATCAAAGTTGTGGCGATCAACGAAAGGGGAGAGTGCAGAGTCGCACCCGATGAGATAACCGGATTTTCTGGAGAAGATG TGCCGCTGCAAGCGCCCAGCAACTTCACACTGATCAATGTGAACTCGAGTACTAGCGCGCAGTTCTCGTGGAATCCGGTACCCGAGGATTCTGTACGGGGTGAGCTGCAGGGATACAAGATTCAAACGTGGACGGAAAAGGACGGCGAGAAGGGAATGCGAGAGATCGACATAAGAGGCGGAAAGAGGACGCACGCTCTCGTAAACAAATTCGTCCCCTTCAGCAAGAACTACGTCCGGATACTCGCGTACAACGGGCG ATACGCGGGACCGCATTCTGAGACGCTCAGCTTCGACACACCGGAGGGTGTTCCAGGGACGATTCTCGCCCTGGAAGCCTATCCTATGGGGTCCAGCGCCCTGTTCCTGGTGTGGACGAAACCTGCGGAGCCGAACGGTAATCTAACCGGATATAGAATTTATTACGAGTCCGTGACCGGCACCAGGGCAGGGCCGTTGCTGGAGAGGAAGCCGCACGTAATGGACCCGGAAGCTACGAGCGCGAAATTGGGAGATTTAGCGCCCGACACTAAGTATCGTATACATGTCCGAGCGACGACGAAGATCGGCGAAGGAAACGA CTACTTCATCGAACAGAAAACACGGAAATCGCATCCTCCGGACATACCTCGTTTCACGTGGGAGGCTATCCCGAAGGAAAACGGCTATTCCAACGTGAGAGTCATTTGGCAGCTGAACTTAAACGGTAATCCGGGCAGCCACTTTTTCGTGAAGTACAAGCTGAAGGGCGAGACGATGTTCGACGAGTCGGACCCGGAGTATTTATTGAACACGATCGAGATCCGCGGACTTCAGAGCGGCGAGATCTACGTGATGTCTATCGTCGCCGTGGACGGGGACTACTTGACCGAGAGCGAGCAGCAGGAAGTCGAGACAAGCAGCGAAGGTCCCATCATTCAACCGAAGGAGAACGTCGCGACCGCCGGCTGGTTCATAGGGATGATGCTGGCGATCGCGTTCCTTCTCTTGGTACTTATAATCGTCTGCGTGATCAAGCGCAACCGGGGCGGCAAGTACGCGGTGCACGAGAGAGAATTGGCAGCTGGTCGCGGCGATTATCCCGAGGAGGGCGGTTTCCACGAGTATTCGCAGCCTTTGGACACAAAGTCGGCGGGTGGTCGCGCGTCTTTGGCGTCATCCTCTCACCAAGACGGAAAGCATCCGGAATCTGACACGGATTCTATGGCGGAGTACGGGGAGGGTGATACAG GACGTTTCACGGAAGATGGTTCTTTCATCGGACAATACGGGCCCAAGGGCAGACCAGAGGAAACGCCACCCATTCCAAGCGGCACTATGGCCACATACGTGTAA
- the Nrg gene encoding neuroglian isoform X1: protein MPSPVCVPFFPFSFPNGKIRFPINKSGRCDLVERSTAVSTCRGGPRRRSRKYCPIMKLIVCIVSTLVLQASAIIRILDIIGVQSPPRISKQPPTDEQLFQVAQAKVNENDKPFLIECEAEGEPVPSYRWIKNGKDFQWPAYDDRISQQRGRGTLVIARPRDEDLGQYQCFASNEWGTATSNSVFVRKAELNSFKDQNPISLNANEGQPFKLTCQPPDGWPKPNVYWMIQDTAGGIKSINNSRMTLDPEGNLWFSNVSRDDASDDFYYACAATSLFRSEYKLGNRVLLNVISSGVSASQNKHEPVKQYVSRKNEVALRGKKIELYCIYGGTPLPQIVWSKNGKVISTNDRITHGNYGKSLIIKHVNFKDEGSYTCEASNGVGDAKSYSINLQVMAVPYFTIEPEIINAAEDETVEFKCAADGVPVPEIKWIHNGKPIGEAPPNPRRKVTANSIVIEKLTKKDTGNYGCNATNSLGYVYKDVYVNVLALEPEILQAPADIATVDGKTVRITCRVFGAPKPAVKWIRNDQELTGGRYKTLESGDLEIENVIFLDAGTYTCHASNKFGQVNATGTLVVKEHTRITDEPEDYEVAAGATATFRCNAVTDPSLALTIDWLSNGEPIDFEMEPRFIRSTDYSLMITKTTELDSGTYTCVAHTELDETKAQATLTVQDVPNAPKLLSVQCMANEASVHWTPMGDNRAPILRYTIQHNTTFTPDTWEVARDSVPAIEQTFVVPMTPWANYTFRVLAWNKIGPSLPSPHSDVCTTLPDVPYKNPDNVMGKGTTPQNLVISWTVMPQIEHNAPKFMYRVYYKRDIPGEKWTIEDIHDWKKNNLVVDNQPTYQRYKIKVVAINERGECRVAPDEITGFSGEDVPLQAPSNFTLINVNSSTSAQFSWNPVPEDSVRGELQGYKIQTWTEKDGEKGMREIDIRGGKRTHALVNKFVPFSKNYVRILAYNGRYAGPHSETLSFDTPEGVPGTILALEAYPMGSSALFLVWTKPAEPNGNLTGYRIYYESVTGTRAGPLLERKPHVMDPEATSAKLGDLAPDTKYRIHVRATTKIGEGNDYFIEQKTRKSHPPDIPRFTWEAIPKENGYSNVRVIWQLNLNGNPGSHFFVKYKLKGETMFDESDPEYLLNTIEIRGLQSGEIYVMSIVAVDGDYLTESEQQEVETSSEGPIIQPKENVATAGWFIGMMLAIAFLLLVLIIVCVIKRNRGGKYAVHERELAAGRGDYPEEGGFHEYSQPLDTKSAGGRASLASSSHQDGKHPESDTDSMAEYGEGDTGRFTEDGSFIGQYGPKGRPEETPPIPSGTMATYV, encoded by the exons ATGCCCAGCCCCGTGTGTGTTCCCTTTTTTCCCTTTTCGTTCCCGAACGGGAAAATTCGTTTTCCGATTAACAAAAGCGGTCGATGCGATCTCGTTGAACGCTCGACAGCCGTTTCGACGTGCCGAGGAGGACCCCGAAGACG atcaagAAAATACTGTCCGATCATGAAGCTAATCGTGTGCATCGTCTCAACGCTGGTACTGCAAGCATCGGCTATAA TCCGTATCCTGGATATTATAGGAG TTCAATCTCCACCACGGATATCCAAACAACCCCCGACAGATGAGCAACTGTTTCAAGTGGCTCAAGCGAAGGTCAATGAGAATGACAAACCATTTCTGATAGAGTGTGAAGCAGAGGGAGAACCTGTTCCAAG CTACCGATGGATCAAGAACGGAAAGGATTTTCAATGGCCAGCGTACGACGATCGCATTTCTCAGCAACGAGGCCGAGGAACATTGGTGATCGCGAGACCGCGCGATGAAGATCTTGGTCAATAtcaatgtttcgcatcgaacgaATGGGGAACGGCTACGTCCAACTCGGTTTTCGTCAGGAAGGCCGAATTGAATTCCTTCAAGGATCAGAACCCCATAAGCTTGAACGCCAACGAAGGACAACCGTTCAAGCTGACGTGCCAGCCACCGGACGGCTGGCCAAAACCGAACGTCTACTGGATGATCCAGGACACGGCGGGTGGTATCAAATCGATCAACAATTCTCGAATGACATTGGACCCGGAAGGAAATCTTTGGTTCAGCAACGTTTCCCGGGACGACGCCTCCGATGATTTTTATTACGCCTGCGCTGCCACATCTCTGTTCAGGAGCGAATATAAATTAGGGAATAGAGTTCTATTGAATGTTATCTCCTCGGGGGTGTCCGCCAGCCAGAACAAACACGAGCCTGTGAAACAGTACGTCAGCAGGAAAAACGAAGTTGCCTTACGCGGTAAAAAGATCGAGTTATATTGCATATACGGCGGTACGCCGTTGCCGCAGATAGTCTGGAGCAAGAACGGCAAGGTGATAAGTACCAACGACAGGATAACGCACGGGAACTACGGGAAGTCGTTGATAATAAAGCATGTCAATTTCAAAGACGAGGGCTCGTACACTTGCGAGGCGTCCAACGGTGTGGGGGACGCGAAGTCCTACTCCATAAACTTACAAGTAATGGCCGTGCCGTATTTCACCATCGAGCCTGAAATAATTAACGCGGCGGAGGACGAGACGGTTGAGTTCAAATGCGCGGCCGACGGCGTGCCCGTTCCGGAGATCAAATGGATACATAACGGCAAACCTATAGGAGAAGCACCGCCGAATCCGCGCAGAAAAGTCACGGCGAATTCCATCGTTATCGAGAAACTGACGAAGAAGGACACAGGGAATTACGGTTGTAACGCGACCAACTCGTTGGGTTACGTCTACAAAGACGTCTACGTTAACGTGCTGGCTCTGGAACCCGAGATTTTACAAGCGCCGGCGGACATCGCAACGGTCGACGGTAAAACTGTGAGGATCACGTGTCGAGTATTCGGAGCACCTAAACCTGCTGTCAAATGGATCCGCAACGACCAAGAGCTGACTGGTGGACGGTACAAGACTCTGGAGTCCGGCGACTTGGAGATCGAGAATGTAATATTCTTGGATGCAGGCACTTACACGTGTCACGCGTCCAATAAATTTGGACAAGTCAACGCTACCGGCACTTTGGTGGTGAAGGAACACACGAGGATCACCGATGAACCAGAAGATTACGAGGTTGCTGCCGGCGCGACTGCTACTTTCAG aTGCAACGCGGTAACGGATCCCAGCCTCGCTTTAACAATCGACTGGCTGAGCAACGGTGAGCCGATAGACTTCGAGATGGAACCACGATTCATACGTAGCACCGATTACTCGCTGATGATCACGAAGACAACCGAGCTGGATTCTGGTACTTACACGTGCGTCGCTCACACCGAACTGGACGAGACAAAGGCACAAGCGACGCTGACCGTTCAGGACGTGCCGAACGCGCCCAAGCTACTTAGCGTGCAGTGTATGGCGAACGAGGCGTCCGTACACTGGACCCCCATGGGCGACAACAGGGCGCCAATTTTAAGATACACCATTCAGCACAACACGACCTTCACGCCGGACACTTGGGAAGTGGCGAGGGACTCTGTGCCGGCCATTGAACAAACGTTCGTCGTGCCCATGACGCCGTGGGCTAATTATACGTTCCGTGTGCTGGCTTGGAACAAGATAG GACCATCGCTGCCCTCGCCGCATAGCGACGTGTGCACCACGCTACCGGATGTCCCTTACAAAAATCCCGACAACGTCATGGGCAAGGGAACCACCCCGCAGAACTTGGTGATATCCTGGACGGTGATGCCGCAGATAGAGCACAACGCTCCGAAGTTCATGTACAGGGTGTACTACAAGCGAGACATCCCCGGCGAGAAATGGACCATAGAGGATATACACGACTGGAAGAAGAACAATTTGGTAGTAGACAATCAGCCGACTTACCAAAGGTATAAGATCAAAGTTGTGGCGATCAACGAAAGGGGAGAGTGCAGAGTCGCACCCGATGAGATAACCGGATTTTCTGGAGAAGATG TGCCGCTGCAAGCGCCCAGCAACTTCACACTGATCAATGTGAACTCGAGTACTAGCGCGCAGTTCTCGTGGAATCCGGTACCCGAGGATTCTGTACGGGGTGAGCTGCAGGGATACAAGATTCAAACGTGGACGGAAAAGGACGGCGAGAAGGGAATGCGAGAGATCGACATAAGAGGCGGAAAGAGGACGCACGCTCTCGTAAACAAATTCGTCCCCTTCAGCAAGAACTACGTCCGGATACTCGCGTACAACGGGCG ATACGCGGGACCGCATTCTGAGACGCTCAGCTTCGACACACCGGAGGGTGTTCCAGGGACGATTCTCGCCCTGGAAGCCTATCCTATGGGGTCCAGCGCCCTGTTCCTGGTGTGGACGAAACCTGCGGAGCCGAACGGTAATCTAACCGGATATAGAATTTATTACGAGTCCGTGACCGGCACCAGGGCAGGGCCGTTGCTGGAGAGGAAGCCGCACGTAATGGACCCGGAAGCTACGAGCGCGAAATTGGGAGATTTAGCGCCCGACACTAAGTATCGTATACATGTCCGAGCGACGACGAAGATCGGCGAAGGAAACGA CTACTTCATCGAACAGAAAACACGGAAATCGCATCCTCCGGACATACCTCGTTTCACGTGGGAGGCTATCCCGAAGGAAAACGGCTATTCCAACGTGAGAGTCATTTGGCAGCTGAACTTAAACGGTAATCCGGGCAGCCACTTTTTCGTGAAGTACAAGCTGAAGGGCGAGACGATGTTCGACGAGTCGGACCCGGAGTATTTATTGAACACGATCGAGATCCGCGGACTTCAGAGCGGCGAGATCTACGTGATGTCTATCGTCGCCGTGGACGGGGACTACTTGACCGAGAGCGAGCAGCAGGAAGTCGAGACAAGCAGCGAAGGTCCCATCATTCAACCGAAGGAGAACGTCGCGACCGCCGGCTGGTTCATAGGGATGATGCTGGCGATCGCGTTCCTTCTCTTGGTACTTATAATCGTCTGCGTGATCAAGCGCAACCGGGGCGGCAAGTACGCGGTGCACGAGAGAGAATTGGCAGCTGGTCGCGGCGATTATCCCGAGGAGGGCGGTTTCCACGAGTATTCGCAGCCTTTGGACACAAAGTCGGCGGGTGGTCGCGCGTCTTTGGCGTCATCCTCTCACCAAGACGGAAAGCATCCGGAATCTGACACGGATTCTATGGCGGAGTACGGGGAGGGTGATACAG GACGTTTCACGGAAGATGGTTCTTTCATCGGACAATACGGGCCCAAGGGCAGACCAGAGGAAACGCCACCCATTCCAAGCGGCACTATGGCCACATACGTGTAA